TATCTGTTTATTCTCCTGCTCTCGAAGCACGCATTCTTGTTCTGAATTCTAGAGTTTGCAAGTGATTTGAAAATTCTGCATATCAGTATCTTGAATTGTTGATACCAGTTTACATTATAGGATGACAACCATATGTCTTAACTAAATCCAGAGGTGAATCGTGATAATAATAAGGTAGCGGACTAGTTGCTACAGTTACAAGTTGGACAAAGAAACCATGTAATAGCATTAAGAAAAAGAGCAACTACAGAAGCAATACCAGTTCCCATTATAATATGAGTAGGTTGAGTATACTATGGCCACCATATGCCCTAAATCAACTAAAAAACCACAGCTGAAATCATACatctttattatataaaagacCGAATTTGGTGATACAAATATCAGATGAAGGCCACCAGAACTTAGTAAGGATCTTCCAGTTAGTTTTTAACCCGCTTATGATCTTTAAAAATGAAGCTTTTccattaattagaaatttacaCTAGTATGAGGAACATGAACCTTTCCAAGAATGAAAGCTTGAGATCAAGAATATGTGCAACAGCATTTGGGAACTCAAGACAAGCATGAAGCATGAGATGAGATAAAATCATTTTTGTCTATGAATCAGAGACACGGGATTCTATTTACATTTGGAGGTCGGCTTTTGCTATACATCGATTCTCTTACGCACTTCAATTCACATTAGGTATTCATAATATACTAAGAAAAGAGCATCTGGGTAATCTTTTGGTAAGCTATTGATATAGAGGTAGAAGCGCAACAAATCTTCCTTAGTAATTGTTTTAGTGTCAACGACATCATTGTTACAAGTGAGGACCCATAGATCTTCTGAGTTAACTCTCTTTAAGCTACCGCGACAAAAGGGACAGGATTCAGACCTTGTATTCCTGCaattaagaagaaagaatCAGTATGAGTGCAAACAAAGGCAACTCTATTCCACATCCATTATTCATAATAAGAGGGTCTtagataaatattatgatATCTGTGGTTACCAATTGCGGTAGCATTTTATGCACATAGCATGACAACAATTAGGCAGGACCATTTTCTGGCAAGGCTCCAAGCAAATTCCACATTCATCTTCTCTCTCTAAATCAATATTCGCAAGCCTAAAATCTCCTTC
The sequence above is drawn from the Ricinus communis isolate WT05 ecotype wild-type chromosome 7, ASM1957865v1, whole genome shotgun sequence genome and encodes:
- the LOC8285435 gene encoding E3 ubiquitin-protein ligase AIRP2 isoform X3, with the protein product MIKRAAAIPRGKHGTRLEMKLVYNQWTPLFLFLLQRIDCSCICLLPRYLNLFHILVYKVYADGRPNLSTHGRKATIKEFYGVILPSLQRLHSNLEELEDIKDGHLRMDSLAKKKVEGDFRLANIDLEREDECGICLEPCQKMVLPNCCHAMCIKCYRNWNTRSESCPFCRGSLKRVNSEDLWVLTCNNDVVDTKTITKEDLLRFYLYINSLPKDYPDALFLVYYEYLM